In Nerophis ophidion isolate RoL-2023_Sa linkage group LG02, RoL_Noph_v1.0, whole genome shotgun sequence, one DNA window encodes the following:
- the kctd3 gene encoding BTB/POZ domain-containing protein KCTD3 — MAANGGDLTTGMGEIIQLNVGGTRFSTSRQTLMWIPDSFFSSLLSGRISTLRDETGAIFIDRDPTAFAPILNFLRTKELDLRGVNISVLRHEAEFYGITPIVRRLLLCEELDRSSCGSVLFHGYLPPPVIPGRKSSSAHSCDERSGTSGVEGLPHGGPPSTPPIPGSPGSDDTHKLGPDPRKVLIVAGHHNWIVAAYAHFVICYRIKESTGWQQVFSSPYLDRTIERIALNAKVVGGPHGDKDKMVAAASESSIILWSIQDGGSGNEIGVFSLGVPVDDLFFIGNQLVATSHTGKVGVWNAVTQHWQVQDVVPITSCDTAGSFLLLGCNNGSIYYIDMQKFPLRMKDNDLLVTELYHDPSNDAITALSVYLTPKTSVSGNWIEIAYGTSSGAVRVIVQHPETVGSGPQLFQTFTVHRSPVTKIMLSEKHLVSVCADNNHVRTWTVTRFRGMISTQPGSTPLASFKILSLEETESHGSYCSGNDIGPFGERDDQQVFIQKVIPVTNKLFVRLSSTGRRICEVQSVDGTTISCFMVRECEGSSRMGSRPRRYLFTGHSNGSIQLWDLTTAMDTANKGEEKKKEDVGGPTEEELLQLLDQCDLSTSRCATPNISPAPSVLHHPHLRESCSSLQLQTQEVVPDNQATYGAVRPYRESPLLARARRTESFHSNRDFQNFSFSRGVQNSTDQTTDTRRSLCDFGPEESERRLSAMEFWSCRSANANIGASTTSVRTKGDGGSQESPRQPPDSPISGAGDARRKVQLQSEEGDVLGDGIKAEGSVKKRGVLDVGFLGRKRAPPVPLPSSGSEGGGSDSSTNASPSPTKLAVSTSPRHRKLDIESSSLDSSL; from the exons ATGGCGGCGAACGGGGGCGACCTCACGACAGGAATGGGGGAAATCATCCAGCTGAACGTGGGAGGGACACG GTTCAGCACCTCCAGGCAGACCCTCATGTGGATCCCCGACTCCTTTTTCTCAAG TCTGCTGAGTGGAAGAATATCCACTCTTCGGGATGAAACTGGAGCT ATATTTATTGACAGAGATCCTACAGCTTTTGCACCAATTCTAAATTTCCTCCGAACCAAAGAACTGGATCTGCG TGGCGTCAACATCAGCGTTCTGCGACATGAAGCAGAGTTCTATGGCATAACTCCCATAG TGCGGCGCCTTCTGCTGTGCGAAGAACTGGACCGCTCATCATGTGGTAGCGTTCTCTTCCATGGTTACCTTCCACCGCCAG TCATCCCTGGTCGCAAGTCAAGCTCCGCCCACTCCTGTGACGAGCGCTCAGGCACCAGTGGAGTGGAAGGATTACCTCACGGTGGTCCCCCTTCAACCCCTCCAATCCCTGGCTCACCTGGATCAGATGACACACACAAACTCG GACCTGACCCTCGCAAGGTGCTCATTGTAGCAGGGCACCACAACTGGATTGTAGCGGCGTACGCACACTTTGTCATCTGCTACAG GATAAAGGAATCTACTGGATGGCAGCAAGTGTTCTCTTCTCCTTACCTTGACCGGACAATTGAACGCATCGCGCTCAATGCCAAGGTGGTGGGTGGGCCGCACGGAGACAAGGACAAGATGGTGGCAGCTGCCTCAGAAAGCAGCATCATCCTATGGAGCATCCAAGATGGAGGCAGCGGCAATGAGATAG GTGTGTTTAGCCTCGGTGTGCCTGTGGATGATCTCTTCTTCATTGGAAACCAGCTGGTGGCTACCAGTCACACGGGGAAGGTTGGAGTTTGGAACGCTGTCACGCAGCACTGGCAG GTTCAAGATGTTGTTCCCATCACCAGCTGCGACACAGCAGGATCCTTCCTCTTACTGGGCTGCAACAATGGCTCCATTTACTACATAG aCATGCAGAAGTTTCCACTGAGGATGAAAGATAACGACCTTCTGGTGACGGAGTTATATCATGACCCCTCCAACGACGCTATCACCGCTCTGTCTGTCTACCTCACACCCAAAACCA GTGTGAGTGGCAACTGGATCGAGATTGCTTACGGGACAAGCAGTGGTGCAGTGAGAGTCATCGTGCAGCACCCAGAGACCGTTGGCTCGGGTCCTCAGCTCTTCCAGACCTTCACCGTGCACAGGAGCCCTGTGACCAAGATCATGCTGTCTGAAAAACATTTGGTCTCAG TGTGCGCTGATAACAACCACGTCAGGACTTGGACAGTGACACGCTTCCGAGGGATGATCTCCACCCAGCCGGGGTCCACACCTTTGGCCTCCTTCAAAATACTCTCCTTGGAGGAAACTGAGAGCCATGGCAGCTACTGCTCAGGAAATGATATCG GTCCATTTGGAGAGAGAGATGATCAACAGGTGTTCATCCAGAAGGTCATCCCGGTTACCAACAAACTCTTTGTCAGGCTCTCGTCCACAGGGAGAAG AATCTGTGAAGTCCAATCTGTGGATGGGACCACCATCTCTTGCTTTATGGTTCGAGAGTGCGAAGGTTCCAGCCGGATGGGATCCAGACCACGTCGCTATCTGTTTACTGGCCACAGCAATGGTAGCATCCAGCTGTGGGACCTGACCACCGCAATGGACACTGCCAATAAAggagaggagaagaagaaagaaG ATGTTGGTGGACCCACAGAAGAAGAACTGTTGCAGCTGTTGGACCAGTGTGATCTAAGCACCTCCCGTTGTGCCACACCTAATATTAGCCCCGCCCCTTCTGTGCTGCACCATCCACACCTCAGAGAATCTTGCTCAAG TCTGCAGTTGCAGACCCAGGAAGTCGTCCCAGACAACCAGGCCACCTACGGGGCTGTGCGGCCCTACAGAGAGAGCCCCCTGCTGGCCCGCGCTAGACGAACAGAGTCCTTCCACAGCAACCG AGACTTCCAGAACTTCAGCTTCAGTCGAGGTGTCCAAAACAGTACCGATCAGACCACCGACACCCGCCGCTCACTCTGTGACTTTGGGCCTGAGGAGAGCGAGAGGCGGCTGTCGGCCATGGAGTTCTGGAGCTGCCGCAGTGCCAATGCCAACATCGGAGCTTCGACCACTTCCGTCAGGACCAAGGGAGATGGCGGGAGTCAGGAATCTCCACGGCAACCCCCTGATAGCCCCATTTCAGGAGCAGGTGATGCCAGGCGTAAGGTGCAACTGCAGTCTGAGGAGGGTGACGTTCTGGGAGATGGGATCAAGGCGGAGGGAAGTGTGAAAAAGAGGGGAGTGCTGGATGTTGGCTTTCTAGGGAGGAAGAGGGCGCCACCGGTGCCCCTTCCATCCTCTGGCTCTGAAGGTGGAGGCAGCGACTCCTCGACTAACGCTTCGCCATCACCAACCAAACTGGCGGTGTCCACCTCACCACGACACAGGAAGTTGGACATAGAGTCATCCAGTCTGGACAGCAGCCTCTGA